One genomic window of Phycisphaerales bacterium includes the following:
- a CDS encoding tRNA-dihydrouridine synthase: protein MTAISAAPTSEQNPAIGQALVVGGVDLTTNLLLAPIANYCDLAFRLTCRDWGGVGLACTDLLSPQGLLRGSAASLDLARTNAEDKPVGMQLYGADPAIMAEGARWAADHGATVVDINMGCPVDKVCKKDGGSKLMCDVPNAIAIAKAVRAALPDSVPLTAKMRLGWSEQDCVDGVAGRLALGLVDVGVAAITVHGRTTEMKFRGDCRREDIARVVRTVKDAHPTIPVIGNGDVRTAQDAVDMMQTTGCDGVMIGRGALSTPWIFRDAWALQTTGVVPPEPGEHEKLDVVRTFFDRMLEYRGEHYAMTHIRRRISWFAKRINGGHCKQLREAIRTADGPGAVYGALNAWASGRLRESV, encoded by the coding sequence ATGACCGCGATCTCCGCCGCCCCCACCTCCGAGCAGAACCCGGCAATCGGCCAGGCGTTAGTCGTTGGCGGCGTTGACCTTACGACGAACCTGCTCCTAGCTCCCATAGCCAACTACTGCGACCTTGCGTTTCGCCTCACGTGCCGAGACTGGGGCGGCGTGGGTCTGGCCTGCACCGACCTCCTGAGCCCGCAGGGATTGCTCAGGGGCTCGGCCGCCAGCCTCGACCTGGCCCGCACCAACGCCGAGGACAAGCCGGTGGGCATGCAGCTCTACGGGGCCGATCCGGCGATCATGGCCGAGGGGGCGAGGTGGGCGGCCGACCACGGGGCGACGGTGGTTGACATCAACATGGGCTGCCCGGTGGACAAGGTCTGCAAGAAGGACGGCGGCAGCAAGCTGATGTGCGACGTGCCCAACGCGATCGCGATCGCCAAGGCGGTGCGCGCGGCGCTCCCCGACTCGGTGCCGCTGACGGCGAAGATGCGGCTGGGCTGGAGCGAGCAGGACTGCGTCGATGGTGTCGCCGGCCGGCTCGCGCTCGGGCTCGTTGACGTGGGCGTCGCGGCCATCACCGTCCACGGGCGCACGACCGAGATGAAGTTCCGTGGCGACTGCCGGCGTGAGGACATCGCACGCGTCGTACGCACGGTGAAGGACGCGCACCCGACCATCCCGGTCATCGGCAACGGCGACGTGCGCACCGCGCAGGACGCCGTCGACATGATGCAGACCACCGGCTGCGACGGCGTCATGATCGGCCGCGGCGCGCTGAGCACGCCGTGGATCTTCCGGGACGCGTGGGCGCTGCAGACGACCGGCGTCGTGCCGCCCGAGCCGGGCGAGCACGAGAAGCTCGACGTCGTGCGCACGTTCTTCGACCGCATGCTCGAGTATCGCGGCGAGCACTACGCGATGACGCACATCCGCCGGCGGATCTCGTGGTTCGCCAAGCGGATCAATGGGGGGCATTGCAAGCAGCTGCGGGAGGCCATCCGGACCGCGGACGGGCCGGGGGCGGTGTATGGGGCGTTGAACGCCTGGGCGTCTGGCCGACTGCGTGAGAGCGTCTAG
- a CDS encoding type II secretion system protein gives MPHRRSPTAARSPHAFTLIELLVVIAIIAVLIGILLPALGQARATARASICLSQVRGLGIAHTMYADANKGAYVDAGLAHGGIADLPNSWPVLLADYTENGVAIRSPVDRSPFWSVEEGGEFEGMSFVEALRRVRAGETTGLGPLARWTSYGLNNYTTRSVSPSPDQTYDAHRLVQRPYATVHWLMMTFGETDATSDFARTDHVHAEDWGAAPGGRIPLRASLEAQVNAHGGKPGAWTAKATYGYLDGHASIEVFEDVYKSFEKNRFDPRIAQ, from the coding sequence ATGCCCCATCGCAGAAGCCCAACCGCGGCTCGGTCGCCGCACGCGTTCACGCTCATCGAGCTGCTGGTCGTGATTGCGATCATCGCGGTTCTCATCGGCATCCTTCTGCCGGCCCTCGGCCAGGCTCGCGCGACGGCCCGGGCCTCGATCTGCCTGAGCCAGGTGCGCGGTCTTGGCATCGCCCACACCATGTACGCCGACGCGAACAAGGGTGCCTACGTCGACGCGGGCCTCGCCCACGGCGGCATCGCCGACCTGCCGAACTCGTGGCCCGTGCTGCTGGCCGACTACACCGAGAACGGCGTGGCCATCCGCTCGCCGGTCGATCGCAGCCCGTTCTGGTCGGTCGAAGAGGGCGGAGAGTTCGAGGGCATGTCGTTCGTCGAGGCTCTCCGCCGCGTGCGCGCGGGCGAGACCACGGGCCTCGGCCCGCTGGCCCGCTGGACGAGCTACGGCCTGAACAACTACACCACCCGCAGCGTCTCGCCCTCGCCCGACCAGACGTACGACGCGCACCGCCTCGTGCAGCGCCCGTACGCCACGGTGCACTGGCTGATGATGACCTTCGGCGAGACCGACGCGACCTCCGACTTTGCACGCACCGACCACGTGCACGCCGAGGACTGGGGCGCGGCGCCCGGCGGGCGCATCCCGCTCCGGGCCTCGCTCGAGGCCCAGGTCAATGCACACGGAGGCAAGCCCGGCGCCTGGACCGCGAAGGCAACCTACGGCTACCTCGACGGCCACGCGTCGATCGAGGTATTCGAGGACGTGTACAAGAGTTTCGAGAAGAACCGCTTCGACCCACGCATAGCCCAATAG
- a CDS encoding GC-type dockerin domain-anchored protein: MRMTCSMLAVAALPGVALAQLHTGDIAITGVSGAVETGYIDAGTPVFGRRVFDSVFGELPNWTNDPGFDSPTDAFPPRTQLGFDVMGPLLAWDGAAFVDVAEPKILISKGPFSIETPDSGMEPGFVFGTASTSGKFHHHVGFELLAPSTDGVYLLELVLWDDAAVVGDSQPFFIVFGQNASPDDLADAVAWVEATLIGVPCRADLDGDGSLSIFDFLAFQNLFDAGDLAADFDGDGSLTIFDFLSFQNEFDAGC, encoded by the coding sequence ATGCGAATGACGTGTTCCATGCTGGCGGTTGCGGCGCTCCCGGGCGTTGCGCTGGCCCAGCTCCACACTGGCGACATCGCCATCACCGGCGTTTCCGGCGCTGTCGAGACGGGCTACATCGATGCGGGCACGCCCGTGTTCGGCCGGCGCGTGTTCGACTCGGTGTTCGGCGAGCTGCCCAACTGGACGAACGACCCCGGCTTCGACTCGCCCACCGACGCGTTCCCGCCGCGGACCCAGCTCGGGTTCGACGTCATGGGACCGCTGCTCGCGTGGGACGGCGCCGCCTTCGTCGATGTCGCCGAGCCGAAGATCCTCATCAGCAAGGGACCGTTCTCGATCGAGACGCCCGACTCGGGGATGGAGCCCGGCTTCGTCTTCGGCACGGCGAGCACGAGCGGCAAGTTCCACCACCACGTGGGCTTCGAGCTGCTGGCACCGTCGACCGACGGCGTCTACTTGCTCGAGCTGGTGCTATGGGATGACGCGGCGGTGGTTGGTGACAGCCAGCCGTTCTTCATCGTGTTCGGCCAGAACGCCAGCCCCGATGACCTGGCCGACGCGGTGGCGTGGGTCGAGGCGACGCTGATCGGCGTGCCCTGCCGGGCCGACCTCGACGGCGACGGAAGCCTGAGCATCTTCGACTTCCTGGCATTCCAAAACCTGTTCGACGCGGGCGATCTCGCGGCGGACTTCGACGGCGACGGATCGCTGACCATCTTTGACTTCCTGAGTTTCCAGAACGAGTTCGACGCGGGCTGCTGA
- a CDS encoding PEP-CTERM sorting domain-containing protein: MRAAILSVSALAIAAGAAVAHEGDVGLLIIDGRIVTGIVEDGPGGEFVIPGERVFAAEMFDFGGRIYADEPGLFAEAGVFPDSDLGFNFASPVQRWDGSTFVSTTQTYTLEFGPLSATSPLAGSAPGFGIGVGPAGFDEHYDFYLNDPAAGVYLLAIDLWSSDSSISGADTTYLVFDYDAAPGEHDRAIDYVEDVIIPAPASLAVLGLGALAMRRRRR, from the coding sequence ATGCGTGCAGCGATCCTGAGTGTTTCCGCACTGGCCATTGCGGCCGGCGCCGCAGTGGCCCACGAGGGTGACGTCGGCCTGCTCATCATCGACGGCCGCATCGTCACCGGCATCGTCGAAGACGGCCCGGGCGGTGAGTTCGTGATTCCCGGCGAGCGCGTCTTCGCCGCCGAGATGTTCGACTTCGGCGGCCGCATCTACGCCGACGAGCCCGGCCTCTTCGCCGAGGCGGGCGTGTTCCCCGACAGCGACCTGGGCTTCAACTTCGCAAGCCCCGTGCAGCGCTGGGACGGCTCGACCTTCGTGAGCACGACCCAGACCTACACGCTCGAGTTCGGCCCGCTGAGCGCCACGAGCCCGCTGGCCGGCAGCGCCCCGGGCTTCGGCATCGGCGTCGGCCCGGCCGGCTTCGACGAGCACTACGACTTCTACCTCAACGATCCGGCTGCGGGCGTCTACCTGCTGGCGATCGACCTGTGGAGCAGCGACAGCAGCATCAGCGGTGCGGACACGACTTACCTCGTGTTCGACTACGACGCCGCCCCGGGCGAGCACGACCGTGCGATCGACTACGTCGAGGACGTCATCATCCCGGCCCCGGCTTCCCTGGCCGTGCTGGGCCTCGGCGCTCTGGCGATGCGCCGCCGCCGCCGCTAG
- a CDS encoding RluA family pseudouridine synthase has protein sequence MPDAPTDSLLRIILDTGRYVVADKPSGLLSVPGKGPEKADCVRARVLGMYPDATGPMTVHRLDQDTSGLIVVALDADAQRAMSQVFEHRKVTKRYVAVVEGELREHAGLIDLPLRIDWPNRPKHIVAEDGRASQTRYRVLGVEDGNTRVEFTPITGRGHQLRVHAADERGLGAPILGDPLYGDTTKAPRLLLHAWSLEFADPFTGELVHVRSEPGF, from the coding sequence ATGCCCGACGCCCCGACCGACAGCCTCCTCAGGATCATCCTGGACACCGGCCGCTACGTCGTGGCCGACAAGCCCAGCGGCCTGCTGAGCGTGCCGGGCAAGGGGCCCGAGAAGGCCGACTGCGTGCGAGCCCGCGTCCTCGGGATGTACCCCGACGCGACGGGCCCGATGACGGTGCACCGGCTCGACCAGGACACCTCGGGGCTCATCGTGGTCGCCCTCGACGCCGACGCGCAGCGGGCCATGAGCCAGGTGTTCGAGCACCGCAAGGTCACCAAGCGATACGTCGCCGTGGTCGAGGGCGAGCTGCGTGAGCACGCCGGGCTGATCGACCTGCCGCTGCGCATCGACTGGCCGAACCGGCCAAAGCACATCGTGGCCGAAGATGGCCGCGCGAGCCAGACGCGGTATCGCGTGCTGGGCGTCGAAGATGGAAACACCCGGGTCGAGTTCACCCCCATCACCGGGCGCGGCCACCAGCTCCGCGTGCACGCCGCCGACGAACGCGGCCTGGGCGCGCCGATCCTGGGCGATCCGCTCTACGGCGACACGACCAAGGCCCCACGCCTGCTTCTGCACGCGTGGAGCCTGGAGTTCGCCGACCCGTTCACGGGCGAGCTGGTGCACGTGCGGAGCGAGCCGGGCTTCTGA
- a CDS encoding O-methyltransferase yields MPFDMTPDRWRHTCDYLDEVFGRQDEHLAGLMPRAIEAGIPDIAVSASVGRMLLALARLVDAKLIIEVGTLAGYSGIWLARGLSAGGRLLTIEPEEKHAAFAEQMFEEAGVADRAEVVRGFGTPVLEAMARERAGTADVVFLDAIKSEYPDYLPHARTLLRPGGLLIADNMLGSGDWWIDTPEGENEHRDAADRVNRLVAGDEGFEAFCVPLREGVMVARKK; encoded by the coding sequence ATGCCCTTCGACATGACCCCCGACCGCTGGCGGCATACGTGCGATTACCTCGACGAGGTCTTCGGGCGTCAGGACGAGCACCTGGCGGGCCTCATGCCCCGGGCGATCGAGGCGGGCATCCCGGACATCGCGGTGTCGGCGTCGGTCGGGCGGATGCTGCTGGCGCTCGCCCGGTTGGTGGACGCGAAGCTCATCATCGAGGTCGGCACGCTCGCGGGGTACTCGGGCATCTGGCTGGCACGCGGGCTCTCGGCCGGCGGACGGCTGCTCACCATCGAGCCCGAGGAGAAGCACGCGGCGTTCGCCGAGCAGATGTTCGAGGAAGCCGGCGTGGCCGATCGGGCCGAGGTCGTCCGCGGATTCGGCACGCCGGTGCTCGAGGCGATGGCGCGCGAGCGGGCGGGCACGGCCGACGTCGTGTTCCTCGACGCCATCAAGAGCGAGTACCCGGACTACCTGCCGCACGCCAGGACGCTGCTGCGCCCGGGCGGGTTGCTGATCGCCGACAACATGCTGGGCTCGGGCGACTGGTGGATCGACACGCCCGAGGGCGAGAACGAGCACCGCGACGCGGCCGACCGCGTGAATCGGCTGGTTGCGGGCGACGAGGGCTTCGAGGCGTTCTGCGTGCCGCTGCGTGAGGGCGTGATGGTGGCGCGCAAGAAGTAG
- a CDS encoding serine hydrolase domain-containing protein, translated as MHRPLACLACLASVAVVAPALAQDLPSRGRVVPQLAELDRLMQDTMTDNGITAGVLAVAFDDRVVYQRSFGWLDRARTTPLPMNAELRLASVSKPITAAIVRNLISDGMLSAGDKAFDVGQPGGGILPIDPFPSLGDPRIGDITIANLLQHRGGWNRDLVGNHAFRDVQIASEMGVPSPPGPMNKMRWILGQPLEFSPGTQYAYANIGYHALGLIIEQVTGNTYEQEVERLFDDLGHPGAVRVGRTFAADQGPLEPWYDQEDIGFAQNVFDPTGPFVRWPYGGWDHEGSASFGGLIASGEPLLALADAYILFGGSSGVVLPGGVGPTFLSAHSGSLPGTDTVVWQRGQGLRVAVLFNHRDQTFGSAWGVDVAAEIDRMVQAGEIAEPPCAADLDADGSLTIFDFLAFQNRFDAGSLETDFDGDGALTIFDFLAFQNAFDLGCS; from the coding sequence ATGCACCGCCCACTCGCCTGCCTTGCCTGCCTCGCGTCCGTCGCCGTCGTCGCTCCGGCACTCGCCCAGGACCTGCCCAGCCGCGGCCGGGTCGTGCCGCAGCTGGCCGAGCTCGATCGGCTCATGCAGGACACGATGACCGACAACGGCATTACCGCCGGCGTGCTGGCCGTGGCATTCGACGACCGGGTCGTCTACCAGCGTTCCTTCGGCTGGCTCGACCGGGCCCGCACCACGCCGCTGCCGATGAACGCCGAGCTGCGCCTCGCGAGCGTCTCCAAGCCCATCACCGCCGCCATCGTGCGCAACCTGATTTCCGACGGCATGCTCTCGGCCGGCGACAAGGCGTTCGACGTCGGCCAGCCCGGCGGCGGCATCCTGCCCATCGATCCGTTCCCGTCCCTGGGCGACCCGCGCATCGGCGACATTACCATCGCCAACCTGCTCCAGCACCGCGGCGGATGGAACCGCGACCTCGTGGGCAACCACGCCTTCCGCGACGTGCAGATCGCCAGCGAGATGGGCGTGCCCAGCCCGCCCGGCCCGATGAACAAGATGCGGTGGATCCTGGGCCAGCCCCTCGAGTTCTCGCCCGGCACGCAGTACGCCTACGCCAACATCGGCTACCACGCACTCGGCCTGATCATCGAACAAGTCACCGGCAACACCTACGAGCAAGAGGTCGAGCGCCTGTTCGACGATCTCGGCCACCCCGGCGCGGTTCGCGTGGGCCGCACGTTCGCCGCCGACCAGGGCCCGCTCGAGCCCTGGTACGACCAGGAAGACATCGGCTTCGCGCAGAACGTGTTCGACCCGACCGGCCCGTTCGTCCGCTGGCCCTACGGCGGGTGGGACCACGAGGGCTCGGCGTCCTTCGGCGGGCTCATTGCCTCGGGCGAGCCGCTGCTCGCGCTGGCCGACGCGTACATCCTCTTTGGCGGCAGCTCGGGCGTCGTGCTGCCCGGCGGCGTCGGCCCGACGTTCCTGAGCGCCCACAGCGGGTCGCTGCCGGGCACCGACACGGTGGTGTGGCAGCGCGGCCAGGGCCTCCGCGTCGCCGTCTTGTTCAACCACCGCGACCAGACCTTCGGCAGCGCCTGGGGCGTCGACGTGGCCGCCGAGATCGACCGCATGGTCCAGGCCGGCGAGATCGCCGAGCCCCCGTGCGCCGCCGACCTGGACGCCGACGGCTCGCTGACCATCTTCGACTTCCTGGCATTCCAGAACCGCTTCGACGCCGGTTCGCTCGAGACCGACTTCGACGGCGACGGGGCGCTCACGATCTTCGACTTCCTGGCGTTCCAGAACGCGTTCGACCTGGGGTGCTCGTGA
- the ribB gene encoding 3,4-dihydroxy-2-butanone-4-phosphate synthase: MTVQTPPGFSPIPEILAELRAGRMVVLTDDETRENEGDLVLPAQFAEAENIGFMLREARGYLCLSLTEADCRRLDLKPQADVNTSVRGTPFTVAIDGHPKHGLTTGVSAAERAKTIRLAIDAGSTPGDFVRPGHINPLRARDGGVLVRIGQTEGSIDLCRLAGLEPAAVIIEILKDDGEMARVPDLVEFNKKHGLKMCSIKQLIEHRLRTERFVERLEPKAGTRIDTAHGPFNLIAFRSITDPLPHLALTLGGVGDLDDAGNVVEQDGPTLVRVHRRDLLGDIFAASHGDRNARTILDSAMRQLQEAGKGALIYLRPSGGLDTPSAHANLNNRLTQPFNLDSDDSPTRSQAAGALEYGTGSQIVRALGITQMRLLTNSDAEYPQLEAFGLSIAERVGL, translated from the coding sequence GTGACCGTCCAAACACCTCCCGGCTTCAGCCCCATCCCCGAGATCCTCGCCGAGCTCCGCGCCGGCCGCATGGTCGTGCTCACTGACGACGAGACGCGTGAGAACGAGGGCGATCTCGTGCTGCCAGCCCAGTTCGCCGAGGCCGAGAACATCGGCTTCATGCTCCGCGAGGCCCGCGGCTACCTGTGCCTGAGCCTGACCGAGGCCGACTGCCGCCGGCTCGACCTCAAGCCCCAGGCCGACGTCAACACCTCCGTCAGGGGCACGCCCTTCACCGTCGCCATCGACGGCCACCCCAAGCACGGCCTGACCACCGGCGTCAGCGCGGCCGAGCGGGCCAAGACCATCCGCCTGGCCATCGATGCGGGCTCGACGCCGGGCGACTTCGTCCGCCCGGGCCACATCAATCCATTGCGGGCCAGAGACGGCGGCGTGCTCGTGCGCATCGGCCAGACCGAGGGCTCGATCGACCTCTGCCGCCTCGCGGGCCTCGAGCCCGCGGCCGTCATCATCGAGATCCTCAAGGACGACGGCGAGATGGCCCGCGTGCCCGACCTCGTCGAGTTCAACAAGAAGCACGGCCTCAAGATGTGCTCGATCAAGCAGCTCATCGAGCACCGCCTGCGCACCGAGCGCTTCGTCGAACGCCTCGAGCCCAAGGCCGGCACGCGCATCGACACCGCCCACGGCCCGTTCAACCTCATCGCCTTCCGCAGCATCACCGACCCGCTGCCGCACCTGGCACTGACCCTCGGCGGCGTCGGCGATCTCGATGACGCGGGCAACGTCGTCGAGCAAGACGGTCCCACGCTCGTGCGTGTCCATCGTCGCGACCTGCTGGGCGACATCTTCGCGGCGAGCCACGGAGATCGCAACGCGCGCACCATCCTCGATAGCGCCATGCGGCAACTCCAGGAAGCGGGCAAGGGCGCCCTCATCTACCTGCGCCCCAGCGGCGGGCTCGATACACCCAGTGCCCACGCCAATCTCAACAACCGCCTCACCCAGCCCTTCAACCTCGATAGCGACGACAGCCCGACCAGGAGCCAGGCCGCCGGCGCCCTTGAGTACGGCACCGGCAGCCAGATCGTCCGAGCCCTTGGCATCACGCAGATGCGCCTGCTCACCAACAGCGACGCCGAGTACCCCCAGCTCGAAGCGTTCGGGTTGAGCATTGCCGAGCGGGTTGGTCTGTAA
- a CDS encoding outer membrane beta-barrel protein yields MRNRTTMAALALAACTTASLGEGGRLSFVHEPYAPAASSAGGHSGGSLGSTGTSSALGVAVAGSAAQDDVEWSRRQREIALQEMWLYYRVGVGATDRGSARFENFNGLDFDADFDSPGLIASFAIGGRYRVWADGPWSRVGIRFEVEGIFGYDEYDRNGIGAGPRAGDGDLFEYGLSANIMPDVKLGRFNLFAGGGIGGSLFTISDSSPSDYDDSRGALSLQAMAGASFELTEPVSIYAMFRYRTYSNIHFYDDSDVRMRLLDLDSASLEVGLEFRF; encoded by the coding sequence ATGCGGAATCGGACGACGATGGCGGCGTTGGCCTTGGCGGCCTGTACCACGGCGAGCCTGGGCGAGGGCGGGCGGCTGAGCTTCGTGCACGAGCCCTATGCGCCCGCGGCATCATCGGCAGGCGGGCACTCGGGCGGTTCGCTGGGCAGCACGGGGACGTCGAGCGCCCTCGGCGTGGCCGTCGCGGGCAGCGCGGCCCAGGACGACGTGGAGTGGAGCCGGCGGCAGCGCGAGATCGCGCTCCAGGAGATGTGGCTGTACTACCGCGTGGGCGTGGGCGCGACCGACCGCGGCAGCGCCCGGTTCGAGAACTTCAACGGTCTGGACTTCGACGCCGACTTCGACAGCCCGGGCCTCATCGCGAGCTTCGCCATCGGCGGGCGGTACCGGGTGTGGGCCGACGGCCCTTGGTCACGCGTGGGGATCCGCTTCGAGGTCGAGGGCATCTTCGGCTACGACGAGTACGACCGCAACGGCATCGGGGCCGGGCCTCGGGCGGGCGACGGCGACCTGTTCGAGTACGGCTTGTCGGCCAACATCATGCCCGACGTGAAGCTCGGTCGTTTCAACTTATTCGCCGGCGGTGGCATCGGCGGCTCGCTGTTCACCATCAGCGACAGCAGCCCGAGCGACTACGACGACTCGCGCGGCGCGCTCAGCCTGCAGGCGATGGCGGGCGCGAGCTTCGAGTTGACCGAGCCCGTGTCGATCTACGCGATGTTCCGGTATCGCACGTACAGCAACATCCACTTCTACGACGATTCGGACGTACGCATGCGGCTGCTTGATCTGGACTCGGCGTCGCTGGAAGTCGGTCTCGAATTCAGATTCTGA
- the nuoF gene encoding NADH-quinone oxidoreductase subunit NuoF, whose translation MAWSPKIEEHVLCKRIPTWPYGDPKDRRVVGYDEYVKTGGYEGLRKALTMAPGDVTEAVKSSMLRGRGGAGFPTGLKWTFLPKIEEGKESLEDRGPRYLAINADESEPGTFKDRLLMDFDPHLVLEGIAITCYACRLDKAFIYIRGEYHHQAKVLEKAIQEAYDNGIFGPKGLTNSDANTGGSKFQVDCYVHRGAGAYICGEETALLEGLEGKRGWPRIKPPFPAVEGLFGRPTIINNVETLAHVPSIVENGAEWFTKQGVESTVGGPPSFGTKLMGVSGHVNRPGVYEFELGIPLKTLVEDYCGGMRNGKKYKAAIPGGVSMGILGTDQYEAELDFDIGTKYNVLGLGTAGPTVFDEDTDMVAVARNIARFYKHESCGQCTPCREGSGWLYQLVSRIEDGHAKTKDLDMALEIATSMGSMPGTTICGLADGNNWALRTIMNKFRDEFESRVSPSHVAVKMTIGAAAHS comes from the coding sequence ATGGCCTGGTCCCCCAAGATCGAAGAGCACGTCCTGTGCAAGCGCATCCCCACCTGGCCCTACGGCGACCCCAAAGACCGCCGGGTCGTCGGCTACGACGAGTACGTCAAGACCGGCGGCTACGAGGGTCTGCGCAAGGCCCTCACCATGGCCCCCGGCGACGTCACCGAAGCCGTGAAGAGTTCCATGCTCCGCGGCCGCGGCGGCGCGGGCTTCCCCACCGGCCTCAAGTGGACCTTCCTGCCCAAGATCGAGGAAGGCAAGGAGTCGCTCGAAGACCGCGGCCCCCGCTACCTGGCCATCAACGCCGACGAGTCCGAGCCGGGCACCTTCAAGGACCGGCTGCTCATGGACTTCGACCCCCACCTGGTGCTCGAAGGCATCGCCATCACCTGCTACGCCTGCCGGCTCGATAAGGCGTTCATCTACATCCGCGGCGAGTACCACCACCAGGCCAAGGTCCTCGAGAAGGCGATCCAGGAGGCCTACGACAACGGCATCTTCGGCCCCAAGGGCCTGACCAATTCGGACGCCAACACCGGCGGATCGAAGTTCCAGGTCGACTGCTACGTCCACCGCGGCGCCGGCGCGTACATCTGCGGCGAAGAGACCGCGCTGCTTGAAGGCCTCGAGGGCAAGCGCGGCTGGCCGCGCATCAAGCCGCCCTTCCCCGCCGTCGAGGGCCTCTTCGGCCGACCCACCATCATCAACAACGTCGAGACGCTGGCCCACGTCCCGAGCATCGTCGAGAACGGCGCCGAGTGGTTCACCAAGCAGGGCGTCGAGAGCACCGTCGGCGGCCCGCCCAGCTTCGGCACGAAGCTCATGGGCGTCAGCGGCCACGTCAACCGCCCGGGCGTCTACGAGTTCGAGCTGGGCATCCCGCTGAAGACGCTCGTCGAGGACTACTGCGGCGGCATGCGGAACGGCAAGAAGTACAAGGCCGCCATCCCCGGCGGCGTCAGCATGGGCATCCTCGGCACCGACCAGTACGAGGCCGAGCTCGACTTCGACATCGGCACCAAGTACAACGTGCTGGGCTTGGGCACGGCCGGCCCGACGGTCTTCGACGAAGACACCGACATGGTCGCCGTCGCCCGCAACATCGCCCGCTTCTACAAGCACGAGAGCTGCGGCCAGTGCACGCCCTGCCGCGAGGGCAGCGGCTGGCTCTACCAGCTCGTCAGCCGCATCGAGGACGGCCACGCCAAGACCAAGGACCTGGACATGGCCCTCGAGATCGCGACGAGCATGGGGTCGATGCCCGGCACGACCATCTGCGGCCTCGCGGATGGCAACAACTGGGCCCTGCGCACCATCATGAACAAGTTCCGCGACGAGTTCGAGAGCCGCGTCAGCCCCAGCCACGTCGCCGTCAAGATGACTATCGGCGCGGCGGCGCATTCGTAA
- a CDS encoding DUF695 domain-containing protein, which produces MSTPADNWAVYWANVEGKAATILVDLSWRDRAPDPARPMLVEVSVPFHASGEDGFPDPDELNALDPIDDRLDAALQRGVDAVPVGCMSSDGRRRWYFYARTGECEAAVRRAFDGSGYEPTWSAKPDPDWSGYNDTLYPKPEELRWIWDVRVLTALQQNGDKAERERPIDHFAYFKDRGDAERFAKWCTDEGFTLNGEPDTNADDGRFGVEFSHFGPATIDSIHGRTVAADREATRLGGMYDGWATIVKRRPWWRFWD; this is translated from the coding sequence ATGTCAACGCCTGCTGACAACTGGGCGGTGTATTGGGCGAATGTCGAGGGCAAGGCCGCCACGATCCTGGTCGACCTGTCATGGCGTGATCGGGCGCCGGACCCGGCTCGCCCGATGCTCGTGGAAGTCTCAGTCCCATTCCACGCCTCGGGGGAGGACGGGTTTCCCGATCCGGATGAGCTTAACGCGCTCGACCCGATCGACGATCGCCTGGACGCCGCCCTGCAACGCGGGGTTGACGCCGTACCGGTGGGCTGCATGTCAAGTGACGGGCGGCGGCGCTGGTACTTTTACGCGCGAACCGGCGAGTGTGAGGCCGCGGTGCGTCGGGCCTTTGATGGAAGCGGATACGAGCCGACATGGAGCGCCAAGCCGGACCCGGATTGGAGTGGGTACAACGACACGCTCTATCCCAAGCCGGAAGAATTGCGATGGATCTGGGACGTGCGCGTATTGACGGCGCTCCAGCAGAACGGTGACAAGGCCGAGCGAGAACGCCCAATCGACCACTTCGCCTATTTCAAAGATCGCGGCGATGCGGAGCGGTTTGCGAAGTGGTGCACGGACGAGGGCTTCACCCTGAACGGCGAGCCGGACACGAACGCCGATGATGGGCGATTCGGCGTGGAGTTTTCGCATTTCGGGCCCGCCACGATCGACTCGATCCATGGCCGTACGGTTGCCGCCGATCGCGAGGCGACGCGGCTAGGCGGCATGTACGACGGTTGGGCGACGATCGTGAAAAGGCGACCCTGGTGGCGATTCTGGGATTGA